The sequence GCTTATCAAGCAACTGATGCCGCAGATTAAAGTGATTGGGGTTGAGGCGGAAGATTCAGCCTGTTTACGTGCCGCGCTAGATGCGGGCCAGCCGGTGGATCTGGCTCGTGTCGGTCTGTTTGCCGAAGGGGTGGCGGTGAAACGCATTGGCGATGAGCCTTTCCGCCTGTGCCAGGAGTATCTGGACGAGGTGATCACGGTCGACAGTGATGCTATCTGTGCTGCGGTCAAAGACATTTTTGAAGATGTGCGCGCCATTGCCGAACCTTCTGGCGCGCTGGCGTTGGCGGGGCTGAAAAAATATGTGCAGCAGCACAATATTCAAGGCGAGCGTCTGGCTCATGTGCTCTCCGGTGCGAACGTCAACTTCCACGGTTTACGTTATGTATCAGAACGTTGTGAGCTAGGTGAGCAGCGCGAAGCCTTGCTGGCGGTCACTATTCCAGAGCAAAAAGGCAGTTTCTTGCGTTTCTGTGAGTTGCTGGGGGGCCGTTCGGTGACGGAGTTTAACTACCGTTATGCGGATGCGGATAATGCCTGCATTTTTGTCGGGGTCCGTTTGACCCGCGGCTATGCTGAGCGGGCTGAGATCTTGTCCGAGTTGCAGGATAAGGGCTATCAGGTCGTGGATCTCTCTGATGATGAGATGGCCAAGCTCCATGTGCGCTATATGGTGGGGGGCCGGCCATCCAAGCCGCTACGTGAGCGGCTGTACAGTTTTGAATTCCCTGAATCACCGGGGGCTTTGCTGAAATTCCTGCATACACTCGGCACACACTGGAATATCTCACTGTTCCACTACCGCAGCCACGGCACCGATTTTGGCCGAGTATTGGCGGGGTTTGAGCTATCGGCATCTGAACCGCAATTTGAGCAGCACCTGGCCGCATTGGGCTACGACTGCCATGATGAAACCAATAACCCGGCATTTAAATTTTTCCTCGCCGGCTAAACAAAGCCATCAGGATCGTGCCCCTATCTAATGATAGATAGGGGCACGATCCACCTTATTAAAATGAAGGCAGTAAATAATTAAAATAGAGGCAATAAATATTAATTTTCTTGATATCAGTTATTATTAAAAATCACATCTAATAAATCGCCCGCCAATAAATAGCCCCAAAACCTTAATGACCTTAATTTCATTTTACTTCATTGCTGGTTATTGAGTAATGGTGGTTTTGTGTTATTTATTTCAGTGCTCTGTACGAGTAACAGCAATACTGATTATATAGAGAGGTCATTTATGTCTATGATAAACAATCAAACTGGAAGTATTAACCCTGAGAGTAATTCAACGCTACCTAATGAGGGAGGGGTTGTTAAAGTGAATCAGCATCATTTAGAAAAAACTTTATCTGATGTGGCAAAAATAATAACAGATAAGAGCGCTGCTAACCAATGTTCTGGTTCTTATCAAGAGAATAGCGATGGTACTTTCCACTCATATTCTACCGAAGCAGCGAATGCTGAAGGGATTAATAACGTCAAAATCTATGTTGAAGCAGAATACAGCGCCGATAATATTGTTGGCTATACGGTCAAGTTTACGGAGTTTGATGCTGCAGGAAATATATTGGGCAACGTAGAGAGTAAACTGGATGCTGATGGAACAACAATAGATCACCATAAAGTGGATGACGGAATGCTCAATGATACTGTTACTGATCCTTTAATAGGAAAAGAATTCTCATTGGTTGAATCAATACATAGCTTCCCACTCGGTAGTGTCGATATAGTGACAAACGATATCATGGCAGTGACAACTTTGGCGGGTGCTGCATTCGCGGGTACAATAATTGCTGGCGTATTTTAATGAGACTGCGGCATCCTGAAAGCTTTGCTGCTGACTTATCAATAAACCTCAGATCCAAAGATGTTAATTAACGGCTCAGTGAGCCGTTTTTTATCTCACCAACTCACCCCATCTTAACTCCTCAATCAATGATACCTAAATATAATGAAATAACTGTGTATTTATTATTTTACTTATTTTTCATATTATTTTGTTTATTTCCTTATGGTATCCCATGTCATTAGATATTTATAGATAGAATCATTAGCATCTAACTGCAATGAGTTACGCTTTGTTTATATGACATGGCGATATTAGTTTACTCACTGCACCATTAGATAAAACATATTCAAAAATCACTGAAATTTAATAAATAATATAGGTATCCATATGAATAATAAAAATATCCATGACTATCATGCTACTGACGATAATAATATTAATTTAGAAAAGCAGGCTGGTAAAAGGTATAAAGATAAAAATGGAGATCAATTGACAGATAAGTATGATAACAATGAAAATTTAATTTGGCGTGAACGGTTAGTTTGTAATAAGAAAGGAGAAATAACTTCAAAGGTCATTACAAACTTCAGTCATAACGAAAAAGGGAGTATAATTAAGCATCATGATGCGACTTATAACGCCGCTGGTGAGTTAATTGAGTGCGAGGAGCGTCTTAATATGGGGCAAGGTAAATCTGCCAAGACTAAAAAATTAAGTACGAATATTTAGGGGGAATGATTTCAAAAGTTGAAGAGATATTGGATTCCAGTAAGCGCTTGCTGAGTAAGGTTGTACAGCGTGTTGATATTTATGGGAATGTGTTGTTGAGAGAGGAATATGATAAAAATAATAAAGTAATTAAAGAAATAGAGTCTAAAACTAACCGTGATTACAAAATCACTGGTTGTACGGAAAAACATTATAGTGGTGAGGGGGAATTAACGAGCAGAGTGGAGATGACTAAATTTAGTTATGGCAATGCCTCTGTTTATTATGAGGAGTTAACCTTTGATAGTCATGGTGATATTATTGGAGTCGCCAGTATTAGCAAAAAATTTGATGATAATGGAAATGTACTTAGCCAACAGAAAGAAATATATGACAATAAAGAAGAATTAGAAGATGGTAACTTCAGTAAGGAAATTGAAGAGGAGTTTGATGCTAAAGGCAATCTAATTTACCGTGATGAAACTAGTGCTGATGGTTGTGAAAATACGATTATACGTCAAGAGTTTGATTCTTTTGGTGAGTTAATATCAAAGGTTAAAGAAGAGATAAAACGCCAAAATGGTCAAATGTATTCCCATAATAAAGATCTTTATGGTGCTAATGACATCATTATTAGTGCAGTTGAGATATGGCAGAATTTCGATAAAACTAGCGGTAAATTGACGGACAGAACTGAAACCACATATTCGTATGACCCTCAAGGTAATACTATCGGCAGTGTAAAAACAGTTGAAAAATTTGCTACTGATGGTGAGCAAACGTCAAGTGTGACAGAGAACTATGATGCCTATGGAGAGAAAATAGAGGTAGAGCCAATTGAATTACTGCCAGAAGCCGTTAATAATCCCCTTTCTGAACAGTTAGCGCCGACAATTAACAATAATAGCGATGTAAATATCTTTGAATCCTATGATCCAAAGTACAGTGATAAGGGTGAATTAATCAGCTCTCGTCGCGTAACAACAGTTAGCGATAATACTCGAGTTATCGTTGAGTGCACATACCAAAATGGAGAGGTAGCATCAGAAATTAAAACAACAGAAGACATGACTGGAAAAGTATTGAATGAATTATCTAAAACATTTAATTCTGATGGAGAGGAAACTTCCTATTCCAGACGTGAGTATAATGCTAGCGGAAAAATGATTGCTAACTTCAATCAATTCTCTAGATTTGGAGGGAAATCAGATCAACTGATAAGTGCGATGAATGGTTTTGGCACCAATAGGGGGGTTGCGGCCCCTGCTGATAAGATTCTTATGCCAACTATCAATTCGAGTATGCTCGTTGCCCCGCTATAAATTATTACCCAGGCTGCCATGGGCGGACTAAGCATTACAGTAGTCGCCAAAAGGCGTCAATTAGCGGCTCATTGAGCCGCTTTTTGGTGACGCAAACCCCCAATTCAAACGGCTCCACCAGTGAGACATCATCCAGCAGGGAGATACGGTTGCGCACCGGTTCTGGGCTATTATCCACCACCACTGACGGGATCAGCGCCACGCCACAGCCTAGTGCAACCATTGACACAATCGCTTCATGGCCGGAAACCGTAGCGTAAATCAATGGGTTAGTGATTCGTTGGCGGCGAAACCATAAATCAATGCGTTTTCGCGATGGGCCGTGCTCCGGTAAAATAAAGGGAATGGTGGCCCAATCAGGCTGTTCGACCGACACCTGCGAGCGCACCGCGCAAGGGAGGGCGGGGGCAATCAGCACCAACGGAATTTCCCCAATTTGGGTAAAAGCCACACTGCTGGGCAGCACTTCAGGGCGGCCCGCAATCCCCAAATCAGCTTCATTGGACTGCACCTTATCGACCGCATCGGCAGCATCACCGGTGGTGAGCTTGATTTCAACCAGCGGATGGCGGGCACGGAAGCGATCCAGAATCGGCGGCAGATGGCTATAAGCGGCGGTGACTGAGCAAAATAGCCGCAGTTCGCCACTCAGTGATGGCCCGTGTTGGCCTAAGGCATGGCGCAATTGCTGATATTGCAGCAAGGTCTGCTGCGCAAAGGATTTCAGTTGGGTGCCAGCATCGGTCAGTTGCACGGTACGATTATCACGTAAAAAAAGTGGCTGGCCGATGGTCTCTTCCAACCGCTGGATCTGGCGTGAAAGGGTGGATGGACTGACGTGCATGGCTTTGGCGGTGCGGCCAAAATGGCGACTTTCAGCCAAATGTAGGAATAATTTTAGGTCACGTAAATCCATCACAGACAGCCTCTTGGGTGAGAATATCCATTGTATTGCATCAGAAATAGTCTGTATTGCAGAATCTGCAATATCACATTGTTAATATATCAATTTCAGCAATGTGTTTCCTGTCATATAGTGAATCCAAGGTTATCCCCTACACCCATAAAACAGAATCTGAACGGAGTAATACCATGGCTAACTATTTCAACACCTTGAACCTGCGCCAGCAGTTGGCGCAATTAGGTAAGTGTCGCTTTATGGCACGTGACGAATTCGCCGATGAAGCTGGCTACCTGAAAGGGAAAAAAGTGGTGATCGTGGGCTGTGGCGCACAGGGGCTGAACCAGGGCTTAAACATGCGCGACTCCGGTCTGGACGTGGCTTACGCTCTACGTAAAGAAGCCATTGCCGAAAAACGTGCTTCATGGCGCAAAGCGACTGAAAACGGCTTCAAAGTGGGTAGCTATGAAGAGTTGATCCCACAGGCAGATTTGGTGGTTAACCTGACACCAGACAAACAGCACTCCGCAGTGGTTCAGGCGGTTCAGCCATTGATGAAAGATGGCGCAGCGCTGGGCTACTCCCATGGTTTCAACATCGTTGAAGTGGGTGAACAGGTGCGTAAAGATATCACCGTGGTGATGGTTGCGCCAAAATGTCCTGGCACTGAAGTTCGCGAAGAGTACAAACGCGGTTTTGGGGTGCCGACACTGATCGCCGTTCACCCAGAAAACGACCCGAAAGGCGAAGGCATGGCGATCGCTAAAGCGTGGGCGGCAGCCACTGGCGGCCATCGTGCCGGGGTATTGGAATCCTCTTTCGTTGCTGAAGTTAAATCTGACTTGATGGGCGAGCAAACTATTCTGTGTGGCATGTTGCAGGCCGGTTCACTGCTGTGCTTCGACAAGCTGGTTTCTGAAGGTACTGACGCGGCATATGCTGAAAAATTGGTTCAATTCGGCTGGGAAACCATCACCGAAGCGCTGAAGCAAGGTGGCATCACGCTGATGATGGATCGTTTATCCAACCCAGCAAAATTGCGTGCTTATGCCCTGTCTGAGCAACTGAAAGAGATCATGGCATCACTGTTCCAGAAACATATGGATGACATCATTTCTGGTGAATTCTCTAGCGGCATGATGGCCGACTGGGCTAACGATGATGCTAAATTGCTGGGCTGGCGTGAAGAGACTGGCAGAACGGCATTTGAGAATGCGCCACAGTTTGAAGGCAAAATCTCTGAGCAAGAGTATTTCGACCACGGCGTATTGATGATTGCCATGGTAAAAGCTGGGGTTGAGCTGGCATTCGAAACTATGGTTGATTCCGGTATTATCGAAGAGTCCGCTTATTACGAATCCCTGCATGAACTGCCACTGATTGCGAATACCATTGCCCGTAAGCGCCTGTATGAAATGAACGTGGTTATTTCTGATACCGCAGAATACGGTAATTATCTGTTCGCTAACGCCGCAGTTCCCCTGCTGAAAGGCAAATTTATGGATTCACTGCAAGCGGGCGATTTGGGTAAAAGTGTTGCTGGCACGGCGGTGGATAATGCCCAACTGCGTGATGCAAATGAAGCTATCCGTAATCACCCAATCGAAGCGGTAGGTCATAAACTGCGTGGCTATATGACGGATATGAAACGTATCGCCGTTGCTGGCTAAAATAGCTTAGCCCTTGAGTGTGACAGCGTAATTATTTAGCTCTAGCTGCCACACCAGGGATGATGAGTATTATTTTTAGTAGAAACAAGCCGCTGCCATTGATTAATGGCGGCGGTTTTTTTTGTCTCAAATAGAGTGTATTGCGTGGCGAAAAAATAATTAAATTAATGCTATCACGGCCCGAAAAAAGGCGTGTAAGGTGTTAATCGTGGTTAAGTCCATCGCGAAGAACCTATTATTTTCATTCCTGTAGTCAAAAATAATTATAGCCATAACAAATGACCTCGCTAATTAGCGAGGTTTTTTTGTTTCCGGGTGTGGTGGCTATTGATATTAAAAATATTAATGGAGGTGAAATAAGTTAATTAATCAATCAATGAGCAGATAAATAAATAGTCTCGTGAGTTATAGCATTCAACTCAACTCTAAATAAGGAAATTAATTATGGGTGAAGGACACAGTAATGTAACGGGCCACGGCAGCCGAGGCCCAACTGGCGGTATTAAAGGGGGTCCTGCCGGACGGGGCAGTAGTAATTCAAATCGGGGCAGTGGCTGGGGAACCTCAAATACGCCTTATGGCAAAATTCATCATTATAGCCCGAGCCAATTTGGTCGCAGCAATCGTGGTGGAAATAAGGGCGGTAATAATCATTCAGGGGCTACCAGCAATACACCGGGTCTGGCACAACGGCCAGATATGCAGGCTTATATGGCCGTCGGGGGCGTACCCGCAGTTATCACATTAATTGATGGGAATTGGGGGATCACCTTAAGTCGGCTTTCGGTGGTGGCGGCATTTGTCGAAACTCAGCTCACTCGCATAGGGTCATGGGCGATGCGCACCAGCCCCATCGGAGTGGCAGTCATGGGCATGATGCCCTCATCCATTGCCCCTGATCCCCCGATGGGCCATTACTTTACCACCCCGGTTCTGCCCGCCAACAGAGTCACTGATATGCCGAAAGAGGCGTTACAGACAGTGGCGGATGTTGCGGTTAATGTCCGCATCAGTGATGTGACGGAAGCGGGTGTGCAACAGGCAGTATTAGTCAAAAATCCAGCGGTAATACAACGTGTTCCGGTGGTTAAAGCGGTTCCAACGGCGACACCGAATCTCTATACCGCACCGGTTCCTGGTGTCACGCCGATACACATCAATGTGGTTGATAATGTGGTGCCTGCTCATCAGACACCACCGGCAGTGGCTGGCAAACCCGCCGCGATACCTATTGAGAATGCGCCCGTTAAGAAGGTGGCTACCTCTGCGGGTCGCCATACCCGTGATGCCATCATCGTCTTTCCCGAGGGTACAAATATTGATCCGTTGTATATCTCAATGATTCGAATCATCAGTACTCATGAGATTAGGGAGGAAGCGCGCCGTGCTTATGAAATGGCGCGGAGTGAGCGGGAGGTGGCGGAAAGTGCTCTGGTACAGGGCCAGCCGTTCAACTCGGTTGCAGAAGAGATGGGGCTGAAAAAATCGCTGACGGACAAGCAGGTGACAGAAGTCGCGGCACATATTCTGCTGCTGGAAAAAAACCTGATGTTGCTGAACCAGGAGGTCACTCAGCTGCAGCAACGCCTTACTCACCTTCTAAGTCCTGAAAACAGAAGGACATTCAGGCACATTCCCGAGATACGCAGGTTGAGGGCGGTGGCGAGCACCCAACAAGGCGAGGTGAATACCTTAAATCAGGGTATTGCGGAGTTAAGGGCCAGGCAGGCAGCGTTATTAGTGCTGCAACAACAAGTTAATGCCGATATTGAAAGAGCAGAACAGCAGCGCGTTGAAAGTGCACGGCTGGCAGCAGAAGCAGCAGCAGAACGGCAGCGCGTTGAAAATGCACGGCTAATGAGGGAGCGGGAGAAAGCAGAGGCCAGACAACAGGAAGCCATTCGCCAGGATACGTACTCTTTGCCCGCTTATTCGATGTGGAGTTTTTACCCACCTGGTTTTGCCGTCGCCGGAATGGGGTCTATTGAGCTAGGGCAAGAAGTTATACAGGGATTAGGTACTTCACTGCGAATGGCACTGGTAAGACTCGGAGCCATTACAACCTCATCGGTAGCAGATCCAATGGCTGTGACTGTTGCCGCCGCTTTCAATCCACGAAAGGAGGGGGAAGGCTCAGATAAACCAACAGGCTGGGATCGCCCACCTTTAGCAAGCATTATTCGCCTGGCTAACTACTTGGTAGCTGATCCGATGATTGCTGCTGTTATTGCCGCTGCTTCCGACTCTCTTAAAGAGGGGGAAGGCTCAGATAAACCAGCAGGCTGGGATCGCCCACCTTTAGCAAGCACTATTCGCCTGGCTAACTACTTGGTAGCTGATCCGATGATTGCTGCTGTTATTGCCGCTGCTTCCGACGTCCTTAAAGAGGGCGAAGGCCCAGCTCAACTGCCGGATTTGGCTCGGCCACTTTTAGCGGGCGCCATTCCCCTTCATAGCATGTGGTTATCACATGGGATTTGGTCAGCAAAGCAAGCGGATATTGAACTCCCGATTCGAATGGTAATCACTGACGCTGATGGCCTGATGGAGGTTCATGCGGTAAAAACCGGTGTGGGCGGTGTTTCCGCCAGGGTAAAACTTGTGGGTGCACAATATGATGCAGCTAAGGGCACCTATTTTTTTACCACTGATAATTTACCGTCCCGCACTTTTATGTTTACACCAGTAACACCGCCGGGAACGGATCTCAGTCCGGTGCTACCACAACCGGAGAGTGCGCCCGCACTCCCGCTACATACCGGTGAAACCGTCATCCGGCACGCAGTCATCCATACTGTGTTCCCCCTGCCCGCGCTGGAAGAGCATGATTTCCACGATTACGTCATCTGGTTCCCGGCAGATTCGGGGCTGGAGCCGGTATATGTTTACCTTAAAAGCCCGCGCGATGAGCCGGGTATCGTGACGGGACGAGGGCAATCCGTGACGGGTATTTGGCTGGCAGGGGCGGGAGAGGGGCTAGGCGCACCAATCCCCGCACAGATCGCAGATCAATTACGTGGCAGACGGTTTAGTAGTTTTGATAAATTCAGAGAGGCATTTTGGGTCGCCGTTGGGCATGATCCTGAGCTAGCGGGGCAGTTTTCACCTCTGAACCAGAATAGAATGAAGAATGGTTATGCTCCGTATCCAGTACCAATTGAGCAGGTAGTGGGGAGAGAGAAATTCGAACTTCATCATTTTATTCCAATTAAAGATGGCGGAGCAGTTTACAACGTGGACAACCTACGAATAGTGACACCGAAAAACCACATTAGTATTCACTCAAAAAATGGAGGTAAATAATGGAATTGAAAAATAGCATAACTGAATATACGGAATCTGATTTTTTAGATTTTTTAAATAAAATTCTTGCTGTCGAGGTTTCTGAAAATGAACATGACGAACTTATTCGTCATTTTGTAAAGATTACTGAACATCCACAAGGTAATGGGGTTCTTTTTTATCCCGAGACTGAGGCAGAGGCTAGTCCTGAGGGTATTCTAAACGTTATAAAAAAATGGCGAGCTGAGAATGGCAAACCTGGTTTTAAAGAGTAAGTTAGCTTACTAAACAATAATATAATCCGTCTTTTATGGCGGGTTATATTACTAAGATATACTGTATGTATAAGCACTTATAAGTGAAGTAATTATCAATTGGTTCTATGGCGGTTTTGCATTTTCTATTTTATTAACCGACAAGGTAATTAATGCTATCACGGCCCGAAAAAAGGCGTGTAAGGTGTTAATCGTGGTTAAGTCCATCGCGAAGAACCTACTATTTTCATTCCTGTAGTCAAAAATAATTATAGCCATAACAAATGACCTCGCTAATTAGCGAGGTTTTTTTGTTTCCGGGCGTGGTGGCTATTGATATTAAAAATATTAATGGAGGTGAAATAAGTTAATTAATCAATCAATCAATCAATGAGCAGATAAATAAATAGTCTCGTGAGTTATAGCATTCAACTCAACTCTAAATAAGGAAATTAATTATGGGTGAAGGACACAGTAATGTAACGGGCCACGGTAGCCGAGGCCCAACCGGTGGTATTAAAGGGGGTCCTGCCGGACGGGGCAGTAGTAATTCAAATCGGGGCAGTGGCTGGGGAACCTCAAATACGCCTTATGGCAAAATTCATCATTATAGCCCGAGCCAATTTGGTCGCAGCAATCGTGGTGGAAATAAGGGCGGTAATAATCATTCAGGGGCTACCAGCAATACACCGGGTCTGGCACAACGGCCAGATATGCAGGCTTATATGGCCGTCGGGGGCGTACCCGCAGTTATCACATTAATTGATGGGAATTGGGGGATCACCTTAAGTCGGCTTTCGGTGGTGGCGGCATTTGTCGAAACTCAGCTCACTCGCATAGGGTCATGGGCGATGCGCACCAGCCCCATCGGAGTGGCAGTCATGGGCATGATGCCCTCATCCATTGCCCCTGATCCCCCGATGGGCCATTACTTTACCACCCCGGTTCTGCCCGCCAACAGAGTCACTGATATGCCGAAAGAGGCGTTACAGACAGTGGCGGATGTTGCGGTTAATGTCCGCATCAGTGATGTGACGGAAGCGGGTGTGCAACAGGCAGTATTAGTCAAAAATCCCGCGGTAATACAACGTGTTCCGGTGGTTAAAGCGGTTCCAACGGCGACACCGAATCTCTATACCGCACCGGTTCCTGGTGTCACGCCGATACACATCAATGTGGTTGATAATGTGGTGCCTGCTCATCAGACACCACCGGCAGTGGCTGGCAAACCCGCCGCGATACCTATTGAGAATGCGCCCGTTAAGAAGGTGGCTACCTCTGCGGGTCGCCATACCCGTGATGCCATCATCGTCTTTCCCGAGGGTACAAATATTGATCCGTTGTATATCTCAATGATTCGAATCATCAGTACTCATGAGATTAGGGAGGAAGCGCGCCGTGCTTATGAAATGGCGCGGAGTGAGCGGGAGGTGGCGGAAAGTGCTCTGGCACAGGGCCAGCCGTTCAACTCGGTTGCAGAAGAGATGGGGCTGAAAAAATCGCTGACGGACAAGCAGGTGACAGAAGTCGCGGCACATATTCTGCTGCTGGAAAAAAACCTGATGTTGCTGAACCAGGAGGTCACTCAGGTGCAGCAACGCCTTACTCACCTTCTAAGTCCTGAAAACAGAAGGACATTCAGGCACATTCCCGAGATACGCAGGTTGAGGGCGGTGGCGAGCACCCAACAAGGCGAGGTGAATACCTTAAATCAGGGTATTGCGGAGTTAAGGGCCAGGCAGGCAGCGTTATTAGTGCTGCAACAACAAGTTAATGCCGATATTGAAAGAGCAGAACAGCAGCGCGTTGAAAATGCACGGCTGGCAGCAGAAGCAGCAGCAGAACGGCAGCGCGTTGAAAATGCACGGCTAATGAGGGAGCGGGAGAAAGCAGAGGCCAGACAACAGGAAGCCATTCGCCAGGATACGTACTCTTTGCCCGCTTATTCGATGTGGAGTTTTTACCCACCTGGTTTTGCCGTCGCCGGAATGGGGTCTATTGAGCTAGGGCAAGAAGTTATACAGGGATTAGGTACTTCACTGCGAATGGCACTGGTAAGACTCGGAGCCATTACAACCTCATCGGTAGCAGATCCAATGGCTGTGACTGTTGCCGCCGCTTTCAATCCACGAAAGGAGGGGGAAGGCTCAGATAAACCAACAGGCTGGGATCGCCCACCTTTAGCAAGCATTATTCGCCTGGCTAACTACTTGGTAGCTGATCCGATGATTGCTGCTGTTATTGCCGCTGCTTCCGACTCTCTTAAAGAGGGGGAAGGCTCAGATAAACCAGCAGGCTGGGATCGCCCACCTTTAGCAAGCACTATTCGCCTGGCTAACTACTTGGTAGCTGATCCGATGATTGCTGCTGTTATTGCCGCTGCTTCCGACGCCCTTAAAGAGGGCGAAGGCCCAGCTCAACTGCCGGATTTGGCTCGGCCACTTTTAGCGGGCGCCATTCCCCTTCATAGCATGTGGTTATCACATGGGATTTGGTCAGCAAAGCAAGCGGATATTGAACTCCCGATTCGAATGGTAATCACTGACGCT comes from Yersinia bercovieri ATCC 43970 and encodes:
- a CDS encoding S-type pyocin domain-containing protein codes for the protein MGEGHSNVTGHGSRGPTGGIKGGPAGRGSSNSNRGSGWGTSNTPYGKIHHYSPSQFGRSNRGGNKGGNNHSGATSNTPGLAQRPDMQAYMAVGGVPAVITLIDGNWGITLSRLSVVAAFVETQLTRIGSWAMRTSPIGVAVMGMMPSSIAPDPPMGHYFTTPVLPANRVTDMPKEALQTVADVAVNVRISDVTEAGVQQAVLVKNPAVIQRVPVVKAVPTATPNLYTAPVPGVTPIHINVVDNVVPAHQTPPAVAGKPAAIPIENAPVKKVATSAGRHTRDAIIVFPEGTNIDPLYISMIRIISTHEIREEARRAYEMARSEREVAESALVQGQPFNSVAEEMGLKKSLTDKQVTEVAAHILLLEKNLMLLNQEVTQLQQRLTHLLSPENRRTFRHIPEIRRLRAVASTQQGEVNTLNQGIAELRARQAALLVLQQQVNADIERAEQQRVESARLAAEAAAERQRVENARLMREREKAEARQQEAIRQDTYSLPAYSMWSFYPPGFAVAGMGSIELGQEVIQGLGTSLRMALVRLGAITTSSVADPMAVTVAAAFNPRKEGEGSDKPTGWDRPPLASIIRLANYLVADPMIAAVIAAASDSLKEGEGSDKPAGWDRPPLASTIRLANYLVADPMIAAVIAAASDVLKEGEGPAQLPDLARPLLAGAIPLHSMWLSHGIWSAKQADIELPIRMVITDADGLMEVHAVKTGVGGVSARVKLVGAQYDAAKGTYFFTTDNLPSRTFMFTPVTPPGTDLSPVLPQPESAPALPLHTGETVIRHAVIHTVFPLPALEEHDFHDYVIWFPADSGLEPVYVYLKSPRDEPGIVTGRGQSVTGIWLAGAGEGLGAPIPAQIADQLRGRRFSSFDKFREAFWVAVGHDPELAGQFSPLNQNRMKNGYAPYPVPIEQVVGREKFELHHFIPIKDGGAVYNVDNLRIVTPKNHISIHSKNGGK
- the ilvC gene encoding ketol-acid reductoisomerase, producing MANYFNTLNLRQQLAQLGKCRFMARDEFADEAGYLKGKKVVIVGCGAQGLNQGLNMRDSGLDVAYALRKEAIAEKRASWRKATENGFKVGSYEELIPQADLVVNLTPDKQHSAVVQAVQPLMKDGAALGYSHGFNIVEVGEQVRKDITVVMVAPKCPGTEVREEYKRGFGVPTLIAVHPENDPKGEGMAIAKAWAAATGGHRAGVLESSFVAEVKSDLMGEQTILCGMLQAGSLLCFDKLVSEGTDAAYAEKLVQFGWETITEALKQGGITLMMDRLSNPAKLRAYALSEQLKEIMASLFQKHMDDIISGEFSSGMMADWANDDAKLLGWREETGRTAFENAPQFEGKISEQEYFDHGVLMIAMVKAGVELAFETMVDSGIIEESAYYESLHELPLIANTIARKRLYEMNVVISDTAEYGNYLFANAAVPLLKGKFMDSLQAGDLGKSVAGTAVDNAQLRDANEAIRNHPIEAVGHKLRGYMTDMKRIAVAG
- the ilvY gene encoding HTH-type transcriptional activator IlvY, translated to MDLRDLKLFLHLAESRHFGRTAKAMHVSPSTLSRQIQRLEETIGQPLFLRDNRTVQLTDAGTQLKSFAQQTLLQYQQLRHALGQHGPSLSGELRLFCSVTAAYSHLPPILDRFRARHPLVEIKLTTGDAADAVDKVQSNEADLGIAGRPEVLPSSVAFTQIGEIPLVLIAPALPCAVRSQVSVEQPDWATIPFILPEHGPSRKRIDLWFRRQRITNPLIYATVSGHEAIVSMVALGCGVALIPSVVVDNSPEPVRNRISLLDDVSLVEPFELGVCVTKKRLNEPLIDAFWRLL
- a CDS encoding bacteriocin immunity protein; the protein is MELKNSITEYTESDFLDFLNKILAVEVSENEHDELIRHFVKITEHPQGNGVLFYPETEAEASPEGILNVIKKWRAENGKPGFKE
- the ilvA gene encoding threonine ammonia-lyase, biosynthetic, with translation MAVSQPLSAAPCGAEYLRAILRAPVYEVAQVTPLQVMEKISSRLGNTILVKREDRQPVHSFKLRGAYAMLASLTEAQKACGVITASAGNHAQGVALSASKLGIKALIVMPVATADIKVDAVRGFGGEVLLFGANFDEAKGKAITLSQQQGYTFIPPFDHPAVIAGQGTLAMELLQQDAHLDRIFVPVGGGGLVAGVAVLIKQLMPQIKVIGVEAEDSACLRAALDAGQPVDLARVGLFAEGVAVKRIGDEPFRLCQEYLDEVITVDSDAICAAVKDIFEDVRAIAEPSGALALAGLKKYVQQHNIQGERLAHVLSGANVNFHGLRYVSERCELGEQREALLAVTIPEQKGSFLRFCELLGGRSVTEFNYRYADADNACIFVGVRLTRGYAERAEILSELQDKGYQVVDLSDDEMAKLHVRYMVGGRPSKPLRERLYSFEFPESPGALLKFLHTLGTHWNISLFHYRSHGTDFGRVLAGFELSASEPQFEQHLAALGYDCHDETNNPAFKFFLAG